In Amycolatopsis coloradensis, one genomic interval encodes:
- the mycP gene encoding type VII secretion-associated serine protease mycosin — MGNGMVKRHGVLVITLVIGMLWASSPAVAQQAPAPLPTGQKGCLPPPAATEPGVPWAQQRMAVDRVWSLTKGAGVTVGVVDTGVDGRTPQLSGGRVKPGLDVTTPERKPADDDCFGHGTFVAGIIGAAVLEGTGFAGVAPEATILPIRCAITTPDGSPPVLTAAEMAEGIRAAVDGGARVINISASTDTPDQGLADAVRYAAQRDVVVVASAANSAQQGDPITYPASYPTVIAVGAIDMTGKKADFSQTGKFLSLVAPGVGITSIGPGGGGHWVGSGTSYAAPFVAGVAALVRAYRPQLSAEQVKHRLEATADHPAAELPDTRLGWGTVNAMAAVTTLLPEEAGSGGPVVAGEPAPVPVSARPDGPGEVVAVAATISVPILALLGLLVFRLCLGGRRRRWKRARVVEPRER; from the coding sequence ATGGGCAACGGAATGGTGAAGCGTCATGGCGTCTTGGTGATCACCCTGGTCATCGGCATGCTCTGGGCGTCGTCCCCGGCCGTGGCGCAGCAGGCGCCCGCCCCGCTGCCGACCGGCCAGAAGGGCTGTCTCCCGCCTCCTGCCGCCACCGAGCCCGGCGTTCCCTGGGCCCAGCAGCGCATGGCCGTCGACCGGGTCTGGTCGTTGACGAAGGGAGCCGGGGTCACCGTCGGGGTGGTCGACACCGGTGTCGACGGTCGCACGCCACAGCTGTCGGGCGGCCGCGTGAAACCCGGTCTCGACGTCACCACGCCGGAGCGCAAGCCGGCGGACGACGACTGTTTCGGCCACGGCACTTTCGTCGCGGGGATCATCGGCGCGGCCGTCCTGGAGGGGACGGGTTTCGCCGGCGTCGCGCCCGAGGCCACTATCCTGCCGATCCGCTGTGCGATCACGACGCCGGACGGCTCCCCGCCGGTCCTCACCGCGGCCGAGATGGCCGAGGGCATCCGTGCCGCCGTCGACGGCGGTGCCCGGGTGATCAACATCTCGGCCAGCACCGACACCCCCGACCAGGGACTCGCGGACGCCGTCCGGTACGCGGCCCAGCGCGATGTCGTGGTGGTCGCGTCCGCGGCGAACTCCGCCCAGCAGGGGGATCCGATCACCTACCCCGCGTCGTACCCCACCGTCATCGCCGTCGGCGCGATCGACATGACCGGCAAGAAAGCGGACTTCTCCCAGACCGGGAAGTTCCTTTCCCTGGTTGCCCCGGGTGTCGGGATCACCAGTATCGGTCCCGGCGGTGGCGGGCACTGGGTGGGCAGCGGGACCAGCTACGCCGCGCCGTTCGTGGCGGGCGTCGCCGCGCTCGTGCGCGCCTACCGGCCACAGTTGTCCGCCGAACAGGTCAAGCACCGGCTGGAAGCCACCGCCGACCATCCGGCCGCGGAGCTGCCCGACACGCGACTGGGCTGGGGCACGGTCAACGCGATGGCCGCCGTGACGACGCTGTTGCCCGAAGAAGCGGGCAGTGGGGGGCCGGTCGTCGCCGGCGAACCGGCGCCGGTGCCGGTGTCCGCCCGCCCGGACGGTCCCGGCGAGGTCGTCGCGGTCGCCGCCACGATTTCGGTGCCCATCCTCGCGCTGCTCGGATTGCTCGTGTTCCGTCTGTGCCTGGGGGGCAGGCGCCGCCGCTGGAAGCGGGCGCGGGTGGTCGAGCCTCGTGAGAGGTAA
- the eccCa gene encoding type VII secretion protein EccCa has translation MSTTLFARRARRPKPPAPEIETELQPPPGVPENTGGGISSVLMYAPMALGSLAMVMMFVRPGAGAFAYIGGGLMVLSALGMLVTQMLRNSVTHKQKLNGHRRDYIRYLGQLRKQARDALSAQRKAARWLHPDPNSLWSMALGYRLWERRPAHDDFGEVRLGLGTQRSTFKLVPPSSQPIEDLEPLAAHALRRFMRAYNTLPDAPIAVYLRGFGQIQFSGDDEAVLGLARAILAQLATAHAPGDVRIAVCASDAHIERWDWLKWLPHHQDTESRDAAGARRLATDDVTQAELLLGGPSFTGRPRFEADTPITASEPLVVLVLDGVEVPADHRVADEGYRNTVVLDVSGSLPWQQRAGALFLEVDEDEVRTVSFDRVGKQQTARLCRPDRMSVTAANALARTMAQFRIGEVSEDDEPLAVDYDLATLLGIGDVATFDPVKYRRERMTGKRRLRVPIGIAGAGAPLELDIKESAEDGMGPHGLCVGATGSGKSELLRTLVLALATTHSPEDLNFVLVDFKGGAAFLGFDQLPHTSAVITNLAEELELVDRMQDALTGEMNRRQEHLRAAGNYASRRDYEAARAQGVPLEPLPALFIVVDEFSEMLSSKPEFIDVFAMIGRLGRSLGVHLLLASQRLDEGRIHKVETHLSYRIGLRTFSAMESRSVIGVPDAYELPNSPGNGYLRPDTQTLVRFKGAFSSAPYRPKRQRTGLAVEQHIVPFGQRYIEPSAAPEPEPEEDDQSNDTTETMIDVLIGRLRGIGPRAHQVWLPPLKTSATLDQLLPPLVDHPTYGPRPVGELNTANMTVAVGLIDLPAQQRRELLIADLSSSKGNVAVVGGPQSGKSTMLRTLICGLALTHTAEQVQFYCLDFGGTLSSLAAMPHIGSIANRLDRDRVTRTVLEVTNLMARREGIFAEHNVDSMASYRRARAEGRFHDLDPYGDVFLVVDGWYTIRQDFEEVEEKFNELAARGLSFGIHLVVASNRWSEMRPWLRDVMGTRFELKLGDPVDSEINSRFAATVPSIPGRGITPDRLHFLAALPRIDGDSRTDDLAEATAELAEALAPPGAPRAPKVRLLPQTLHARELPAPHAPTAAAEMRMALGLEDQLLEPEWHDFDVTPHLLIYGDAESGKTNILKHIARSIVAHHTSDEARIMFGDFRRELHDSIPAEYQLEYAVGAEALAKSIAGAASVIEKRIPGPEISPSRLPLRDWWTGGRLYIIIDDFELSESAGSAGPLQGVMPLLAQAADVGIHIILARSTAGASRSMSNPAIRRMWELGTPALLLSCPKTEGSFLGNLRPRVLPPGRAQFINRRRSIKLVQTPLVEDTRPSA, from the coding sequence ATGAGCACGACGCTGTTCGCCCGGCGCGCGCGACGGCCCAAACCGCCCGCACCCGAGATCGAGACCGAGCTCCAGCCGCCCCCCGGTGTGCCCGAGAACACCGGCGGCGGCATCAGCAGCGTCCTGATGTACGCCCCCATGGCGCTGGGTTCGCTCGCCATGGTGATGATGTTCGTCCGTCCCGGTGCGGGCGCCTTCGCCTACATCGGCGGCGGCCTCATGGTGCTGTCGGCTCTGGGGATGCTCGTCACGCAGATGCTGCGGAACTCCGTCACCCACAAGCAGAAGCTGAACGGCCACCGTCGCGACTACATCCGCTACCTCGGCCAGCTGCGCAAACAGGCCCGTGACGCGCTGAGCGCCCAGCGCAAGGCAGCCCGCTGGCTCCATCCCGACCCGAACTCGTTGTGGTCGATGGCGCTGGGGTACCGGCTGTGGGAGCGCCGTCCCGCTCACGACGACTTCGGCGAGGTCAGGCTCGGTCTGGGCACCCAGCGTTCGACCTTCAAACTGGTCCCCCCGAGCAGCCAGCCGATCGAGGACCTCGAGCCGCTCGCCGCGCACGCCCTGCGCCGGTTCATGCGTGCGTACAACACGCTCCCGGACGCGCCCATCGCGGTATACCTGCGGGGTTTCGGGCAGATCCAGTTCTCCGGTGACGACGAAGCCGTCCTCGGCCTGGCCCGGGCGATCCTCGCCCAGCTGGCCACCGCGCACGCTCCCGGTGACGTGCGCATCGCGGTCTGCGCCTCCGACGCGCACATCGAACGGTGGGACTGGCTCAAGTGGCTGCCCCATCACCAGGACACCGAAAGCCGCGACGCCGCCGGGGCCCGGCGGCTCGCCACCGACGACGTCACGCAGGCTGAACTCCTGCTCGGTGGCCCTTCGTTCACCGGGCGGCCGCGGTTCGAGGCCGACACACCGATCACCGCGTCCGAGCCGTTGGTCGTCCTCGTGCTCGACGGGGTGGAGGTGCCTGCCGACCACCGCGTCGCCGACGAGGGTTACCGCAACACCGTGGTGCTGGACGTCTCCGGTTCTCTGCCCTGGCAGCAGCGGGCCGGCGCGTTGTTCCTCGAGGTGGACGAGGACGAGGTCCGCACGGTCTCCTTCGACCGGGTCGGCAAGCAGCAGACCGCCCGGCTCTGCCGTCCCGACCGGATGAGCGTGACCGCCGCGAACGCGCTCGCCCGTACGATGGCCCAGTTCCGTATCGGTGAGGTTTCCGAGGACGACGAGCCGCTCGCCGTCGACTACGACCTGGCCACCCTGCTCGGTATCGGCGACGTCGCCACTTTCGACCCGGTGAAATACCGCCGCGAGCGGATGACCGGGAAACGGCGCCTGCGCGTGCCGATCGGCATCGCCGGAGCCGGCGCTCCACTCGAACTCGACATCAAGGAATCCGCCGAGGACGGCATGGGGCCGCACGGGCTGTGCGTCGGCGCCACCGGCTCCGGCAAGAGCGAACTGCTGCGCACACTGGTGCTCGCGCTGGCCACCACCCATTCCCCCGAGGATCTGAACTTCGTGCTGGTGGACTTCAAGGGTGGCGCGGCCTTCCTCGGTTTCGACCAGCTGCCGCACACCTCCGCGGTGATCACCAACCTCGCCGAAGAACTCGAACTGGTCGACCGGATGCAGGACGCGCTGACCGGTGAGATGAACCGGCGTCAGGAACACCTGCGCGCGGCCGGCAACTACGCCTCCCGGCGGGACTACGAGGCCGCTCGCGCCCAGGGCGTGCCACTCGAGCCGTTGCCCGCGCTGTTCATCGTGGTGGACGAGTTCAGTGAGATGCTCTCGAGCAAGCCCGAGTTCATCGACGTGTTCGCCATGATCGGCAGGCTGGGCCGCAGCCTCGGGGTCCACCTGCTGCTCGCGTCCCAGCGACTGGACGAAGGCCGGATCCACAAGGTCGAGACGCACCTGTCCTACCGGATCGGCCTGCGCACCTTCTCGGCGATGGAGAGCCGCAGCGTCATCGGTGTCCCGGACGCCTACGAGCTGCCCAACAGCCCGGGTAACGGCTACCTCCGGCCGGACACCCAGACCCTGGTGCGTTTCAAGGGCGCGTTCTCCTCGGCGCCTTACCGGCCGAAGCGACAGCGCACCGGACTCGCCGTCGAGCAGCACATCGTTCCCTTCGGGCAGCGCTACATCGAGCCTTCGGCCGCCCCGGAGCCCGAGCCCGAAGAAGACGACCAGTCCAACGACACCACCGAGACCATGATCGATGTGCTGATCGGCAGGTTGCGTGGCATCGGCCCGCGGGCGCACCAGGTCTGGCTGCCGCCGCTGAAGACGTCGGCCACCCTGGACCAGCTGCTGCCGCCGCTGGTCGATCACCCGACATACGGTCCGCGTCCGGTCGGCGAGCTGAACACCGCGAACATGACCGTGGCCGTCGGGCTCATCGACCTGCCCGCTCAGCAACGACGGGAACTGCTGATCGCCGACCTGTCGAGCAGCAAGGGCAACGTGGCGGTGGTCGGCGGACCGCAGAGCGGCAAGAGCACGATGCTGCGTACGTTGATCTGCGGACTCGCCCTCACCCACACCGCCGAACAGGTCCAGTTCTATTGCCTCGACTTCGGCGGGACGCTTTCCTCGCTCGCGGCGATGCCGCACATCGGCAGCATCGCCAACCGGCTCGACCGCGACCGCGTCACCCGGACCGTACTGGAGGTCACCAACCTCATGGCGCGGCGTGAGGGTATTTTCGCCGAGCACAACGTCGACTCGATGGCCAGTTACCGTCGTGCCCGTGCCGAGGGCCGCTTCCACGATCTCGACCCCTACGGTGACGTCTTCCTCGTGGTCGATGGCTGGTACACGATCCGCCAGGACTTCGAAGAGGTCGAGGAGAAGTTCAACGAGCTGGCCGCGCGCGGGCTGAGCTTCGGGATCCACCTCGTCGTCGCGTCCAACCGGTGGTCGGAAATGCGGCCGTGGCTCCGGGACGTCATGGGCACACGGTTCGAGCTCAAGCTCGGCGATCCCGTCGACTCGGAGATCAACAGCCGGTTCGCCGCCACCGTCCCGTCGATCCCCGGCCGCGGTATCACCCCGGACCGGCTGCACTTCCTCGCGGCCCTCCCCCGGATCGACGGCGACTCACGCACCGATGACCTCGCCGAGGCGACAGCGGAACTCGCCGAGGCGCTGGCGCCCCCGGGAGCGCCGCGCGCACCGAAGGTCCGGCTCTTGCCCCAGACCCTGCACGCGCGGGAGCTGCCCGCCCCGCACGCGCCGACCGCGGCGGCCGAGATGCGCATGGCACTCGGCCTGGAGGACCAGCTTCTCGAACCGGAGTGGCACGACTTCGACGTCACACCGCACCTGCTGATCTACGGAGACGCCGAGTCGGGCAAGACCAACATCCTCAAGCACATCGCCCGCTCGATCGTGGCGCACCACACCAGCGACGAGGCGCGCATCATGTTCGGAGACTTCCGCCGTGAACTGCACGACTCGATCCCGGCCGAATACCAGCTGGAATACGCCGTCGGCGCCGAAGCCCTGGCGAAATCGATCGCCGGTGCGGCCTCAGTCATCGAGAAGCGCATCCCGGGGCCGGAAATCAGCCCGAGCAGGCTTCCGCTGCGCGATTGGTGGACGGGCGGACGCCTGTACATCATCATCGACGACTTCGAACTGTCGGAATCCGCCGGAAGCGCGGGCCCGCTGCAGGGTGTGATGCCGCTGCTCGCCCAGGCCGCCGACGTGGGTATCCACATCATCCTCGCGCGCAGCACCGCGGGGGCGAGCAGGTCGATGAGCAATCCGGCGATCCGGCGGATGTGGGAGCTCGGCACTCCCGCTCTCCTGCTGTCCTGCCCCAAGACCGAAGGGAGCTTCCTGGGCAACCTCCGGCCGCGGGTGCTTCCGCCGGGACGTGCGCAGTTCATCAATCGCCGACGGTCGATCAAGCTGGTGCAGACACCGCTGGTGGAGGACACGCGGCCGTCGGCCTGA
- a CDS encoding WXG100 family type VII secretion target has product MSENKFGSVATMAESLRLDPEALEQVASRLKGAGERFAEAVTELSSELAGSDGCWGDDEIGKSFEKKYRDPAGQGQRSAGELEKVVADLPAVLRAVAQGLREVDQASASRLDHTLAEELRT; this is encoded by the coding sequence ATGTCGGAAAACAAGTTCGGGAGTGTTGCGACAATGGCTGAAAGCCTTCGGTTGGATCCGGAAGCCCTGGAGCAGGTGGCTTCGAGGCTGAAGGGGGCAGGGGAACGCTTTGCGGAGGCGGTCACGGAATTGAGCTCCGAACTCGCCGGAAGCGATGGATGCTGGGGAGACGACGAAATCGGCAAGTCGTTCGAGAAGAAATACCGTGATCCCGCCGGGCAGGGGCAGCGCTCCGCCGGGGAATTGGAGAAGGTCGTCGCCGATCTTCCCGCGGTTCTGCGAGCAGTGGCGCAAGGCCTCCGCGAGGTCGATCAGGCTTCGGCGTCGAGGCTGGATCACACCCTGGCGGAAGAACTCCGAACCTGA
- a CDS encoding HpcH/HpaI aldolase family protein, with translation MSLRSRMVDGDPLLGLILKIPAHSAVELAGHLGFDFVLLDTEHSAAETVEVEHHVRAGEAAGIPVLVRLAGKDPASALHALDAGAAGIVVPHVSDVADAEAAVRAAHYPPRGARSLAVSTRAGRHGTVTLEEHLAKAARETVVVVQAEDRGSVRNCEAIAATEGVDAVWIGPTDLSLSLGIPGDFDHAEYRSAVDRIVEAVGSAPRCALCALVDHPGKVEEWRARGASVLLFNYNTVVVEGLRAIVDSVRE, from the coding sequence GTGAGCTTACGTTCCCGCATGGTCGACGGCGATCCACTGCTCGGCCTGATCCTCAAGATCCCCGCTCATTCCGCGGTGGAACTGGCCGGCCATCTGGGCTTCGATTTCGTGCTGCTCGACACGGAGCATTCGGCTGCCGAGACCGTCGAAGTGGAGCACCATGTCAGGGCGGGCGAAGCAGCCGGGATCCCGGTGCTGGTGCGCCTCGCCGGGAAAGATCCCGCCTCCGCACTGCACGCACTCGACGCCGGCGCGGCGGGAATCGTCGTGCCCCACGTGTCGGACGTCGCAGACGCCGAAGCCGCGGTCCGCGCCGCGCACTACCCGCCTCGTGGTGCTCGCAGCCTCGCGGTGAGCACTCGGGCGGGGCGGCACGGCACGGTCACTCTGGAAGAGCACTTGGCCAAGGCCGCTCGCGAGACCGTCGTCGTGGTTCAGGCCGAAGACCGGGGCTCCGTCCGGAACTGCGAGGCGATCGCCGCGACCGAAGGCGTCGACGCCGTGTGGATCGGCCCGACCGACTTGTCGCTTTCCCTGGGCATACCAGGGGACTTCGACCATGCGGAGTATCGATCGGCCGTCGACCGGATCGTCGAGGCGGTGGGGTCGGCACCGCGGTGCGCGTTGTGCGCTCTGGTGGATCATCCCGGCAAGGTCGAGGAATGGCGAGCCCGGGGAGCCAGTGTCCTTCTGTTCAACTACAACACCGTGGTGGTCGAAGGTTTGCGCGCCATCGTGGACAGCGTGCGCGAATAG
- a CDS encoding Xaa-Pro peptidase family protein: protein MREGAPDSLPSTGHEGSPAIQSEPVQNRTGDGSLGTAKIFVHVFTHFWTEGKPAVRHYTYLGRTVTGIHSRSVMDLPFDQSRMDTLMEKSGADVVIATTRFSIQHLLGGYRYFFFANLDAIGVSRYLPALVYIKGSPEKSFYIGCGNEEWGTSVFPLWVTDIRNQSWSSVDTANSIVSGLREHGLDNSTIAVEKAFLPFDAAEVLRAALPEAAFVDAHPVLEAIRAIKSPEELELVRTASVGIIESMSATFAASRPGETKIDIVERFRREQTDRGLVFDYCLVSCGSEFNRAPSSRVWQEGEALSLDSGGMYQGYIGDLARMAVAGEPTALMRDLLAEVESVQQSVRAAVAPGRRGGDIFDLADKALAACPHADEMFFVGHGMGLITHEVPRLTGTGPVPYPADHAEAPLEVGMVLSLETTLSNPDVGIVKLEDTLIVTEDGWEAPGDEARGWNRPLSGGGE from the coding sequence GTGCGCGAAGGCGCGCCCGATTCCCTGCCCAGCACCGGTCACGAGGGCAGTCCTGCCATCCAGTCGGAACCGGTCCAAAATCGAACGGGTGACGGAAGCCTGGGCACCGCCAAGATTTTCGTTCATGTCTTCACTCATTTCTGGACCGAAGGAAAACCAGCCGTTCGACACTATACTTACCTTGGCCGCACAGTGACAGGAATTCATTCGAGGAGCGTCATGGACCTACCGTTCGACCAGAGCCGCATGGACACGCTGATGGAAAAATCCGGCGCCGATGTGGTGATCGCGACCACTCGTTTCTCCATCCAGCACCTGCTCGGTGGATACCGATACTTCTTCTTCGCCAACCTTGACGCGATCGGCGTGTCCCGATACCTTCCGGCACTCGTCTACATCAAGGGCTCACCGGAGAAGTCGTTCTACATCGGCTGCGGCAACGAGGAATGGGGGACTTCCGTCTTCCCGCTGTGGGTCACCGACATCCGGAACCAGTCGTGGTCGAGTGTGGACACCGCGAACTCGATCGTCAGCGGGTTGCGGGAGCACGGCCTGGACAACTCGACCATCGCGGTGGAAAAAGCCTTCCTCCCGTTCGACGCGGCCGAGGTACTGCGAGCCGCGCTTCCGGAGGCGGCCTTCGTGGACGCTCATCCGGTTCTCGAAGCCATCCGCGCGATCAAATCTCCCGAAGAGCTCGAACTGGTGCGAACCGCCTCCGTCGGGATCATCGAATCCATGTCGGCCACCTTCGCCGCTTCCCGGCCCGGCGAAACCAAGATCGACATAGTCGAGCGCTTTCGCCGTGAACAGACTGATCGGGGACTGGTTTTCGACTACTGTCTGGTGTCGTGCGGCAGTGAGTTCAATCGTGCGCCGTCATCCAGGGTGTGGCAAGAAGGGGAAGCACTCTCGCTTGATTCCGGCGGCATGTACCAGGGATACATCGGCGATCTGGCCCGCATGGCGGTGGCGGGTGAGCCCACCGCCTTGATGCGCGATCTGCTCGCCGAGGTCGAGTCGGTGCAGCAGAGTGTGCGCGCCGCAGTGGCGCCCGGCCGGCGGGGCGGGGACATCTTCGATCTTGCCGACAAGGCTTTGGCAGCGTGTCCTCACGCGGACGAGATGTTCTTCGTCGGCCACGGCATGGGTCTCATCACGCACGAGGTCCCCCGGTTGACCGGTACCGGCCCGGTGCCCTACCCCGCGGATCACGCGGAAGCCCCGCTCGAAGTGGGTATGGTCCTGTCCCTGGAGACGACGCTGTCCAATCCCGATGTCGGCATAGTAAAGCTGGAGGACACCCTGATCGTCACGGAGGACGGATGGGAAGCCCCCGGAGACGAAGCGCGGGGATGGAACCGGCCGCTGTCGGGTGGCGGCGAGTGA
- a CDS encoding glucose 1-dehydrogenase, with the protein MTGAGQGIGRAFAHALAEAGAKVAVIDLSADRADEVARELREKGAEAISIQADAADESSVESFVRTTVQAFGRLDIAVNNAGINLNSAAEEATLEEWDMVHNLNLRGVFIACQHEAKVMFPQGYGKIINTASMASMIVPHPQKQVSYNVSKGAVVSLTRTLAAEWADRGIRVNCISPGIIRTALIEESEALAPLVDEWVSNIPAGRLGEVGDLQGAVVYLASEVSDYMTGHNLAIEGGQTLW; encoded by the coding sequence GTGACCGGTGCTGGGCAGGGAATCGGGCGCGCCTTCGCGCACGCCCTGGCGGAGGCGGGCGCCAAGGTGGCGGTCATCGACCTCAGCGCGGACCGTGCGGACGAGGTCGCCCGCGAATTGCGGGAGAAGGGCGCGGAAGCCATCTCGATCCAGGCTGACGCCGCCGACGAAAGTTCTGTCGAGAGCTTTGTGCGCACGACGGTGCAGGCGTTCGGCCGGCTGGACATCGCCGTGAACAACGCGGGAATAAATCTCAATTCCGCGGCCGAGGAAGCAACGCTCGAAGAGTGGGACATGGTGCACAACCTCAACTTGAGGGGTGTGTTCATCGCTTGTCAGCACGAAGCGAAGGTGATGTTCCCGCAGGGATACGGAAAGATCATCAATACCGCCTCGATGGCGTCGATGATCGTGCCTCACCCCCAGAAGCAGGTGTCGTACAACGTTTCCAAGGGGGCGGTGGTGAGCCTGACCCGGACGCTGGCCGCCGAGTGGGCCGACCGCGGGATCCGGGTGAACTGCATATCACCGGGAATCATCAGGACCGCCTTGATCGAGGAGTCCGAGGCGCTGGCACCTCTGGTCGACGAATGGGTTTCGAACATCCCGGCCGGCCGGCTGGGTGAGGTCGGCGACCTCCAGGGCGCCGTGGTCTACCTGGCCAGTGAGGTCTCCGACTACATGACCGGCCACAACCTCGCGATCGAGGGAGGGCAGACCTTGTGGTAG